The Burkholderia pyrrocinia genome includes a region encoding these proteins:
- a CDS encoding phytoene/squalene synthase family protein → MTTHTDPAYLLGELLKNVSRSFYLTLRVLPDGMRDPVGLAYLLARAADTIADTALVAPDRRAALLTDLRDEIERLGDGAALSRSLEDVTRMQTDSHEHVLLGAMEPMLALLRAQPDADRASIRKVVATLTSGMEFDLRTFPDEQSGQVASLPTRDVLDRYTYLVAGCVGEFWTDMTGAHTHAARGWDLPDMREKGIRFGKALQMTNILRDCAKDLRIGRCYLPEDVLGAHGIGLADLMSPDASARARGVLVDLLRVALDQYRDASLYTLAIPRRFVRLRLACLWPIMIGLETLELLAGHDAWLDPAKPAKVPRKRIYRIMASSLALVGSNTAIRARMTVLADAVNTRLAQPATR, encoded by the coding sequence ATGACGACCCATACCGATCCCGCCTATCTGCTCGGCGAGCTGCTGAAGAACGTTTCCCGCTCCTTCTACCTGACGCTGCGCGTGCTGCCCGACGGCATGCGCGACCCGGTCGGCCTCGCGTACCTGCTCGCGCGCGCGGCCGACACGATCGCCGACACGGCGCTCGTCGCGCCCGATCGCCGGGCGGCGTTGCTGACCGACCTGCGCGACGAGATCGAACGGCTCGGCGACGGCGCGGCGCTGTCGCGTTCGCTCGAGGACGTGACGCGGATGCAGACCGATTCGCACGAGCACGTGCTGCTCGGCGCGATGGAGCCGATGCTCGCGCTGCTGCGCGCGCAGCCGGACGCCGACCGCGCGTCGATCCGCAAGGTCGTCGCGACGCTGACGTCGGGGATGGAATTCGACCTGCGCACGTTCCCCGACGAGCAGTCGGGCCAGGTCGCGTCGCTGCCGACGCGCGACGTGCTCGACCGCTACACGTACCTCGTCGCCGGCTGCGTGGGCGAGTTCTGGACCGACATGACGGGCGCGCATACGCACGCCGCGCGCGGCTGGGATTTGCCGGACATGCGCGAGAAGGGCATTCGTTTCGGCAAGGCGCTGCAGATGACCAACATCCTGCGCGACTGCGCGAAGGACCTGCGCATCGGCCGCTGCTACCTGCCCGAGGATGTGCTGGGCGCGCACGGGATCGGCCTGGCCGACCTGATGTCGCCCGACGCGTCGGCGCGTGCGCGCGGCGTGCTGGTCGACCTGCTGCGCGTGGCGCTCGACCAGTATCGCGACGCGAGCCTGTATACGCTCGCGATCCCGCGCCGCTTCGTACGGCTGCGGCTCGCATGCCTGTGGCCGATCATGATCGGCCTCGAAACGCTCGAACTGCTGGCCGGCCACGACGCGTGGCTCGATCCGGCGAAGCCGGCCAAGGTGCCGAGAAAGCGCATCTACCGGATCATGGCGTCGTCGCTCGCGCTCGTCGGCTCGAACACGGCGATCCGTGCGCGCATGACCGTGCTCGCCGATGCCGTGAATACGCGCCTCGCGCAGCCGGCCACGCGCTGA